From Verrucomicrobia bacterium S94, the proteins below share one genomic window:
- a CDS encoding anticodon nuclease: MSQTLREIAEQLRASDKKVQLIYAFNGSGKTRLSREFKELVSPKSAAETDNDEDHKSKILYYNAFTEDLYYWDNDLEKDTKRKLKIQPNAYTFWILQDQGLDQNIIAYFQLHTGNKLTPHFNQEYTTQDQQGNQIMVKAFSEVTFSYERGNEEPREYVKISKGEESVFIWSIFYNLIEQVIGILNIPEESERDTDSYNELQYVFIDDPVSSLDDNHLIELTVNIAELIKSSESGLKFIITTHNPLFYNVLYNELGLKKGTKKEGCYLLESLEDGTFNLEVKYGDSNKSFSYHLYLKETIKAAIEANKVERYHFTLLRNLYEKTASFLGYPRWSELLPDDKETYYRRVVQFANHNTLSNEAVAQPSDPEKNTVGVLFNHLIENYSYWQEESAS, translated from the coding sequence ATGAGCCAGACTTTAAGAGAAATCGCCGAGCAACTTCGGGCGAGCGACAAGAAGGTGCAGCTGATTTATGCATTCAATGGAAGCGGAAAGACCCGCTTGTCACGCGAATTCAAGGAGCTGGTATCACCCAAGTCCGCAGCGGAAACAGACAACGATGAGGATCACAAATCAAAAATACTCTATTACAATGCCTTCACTGAAGATCTGTACTACTGGGACAACGACCTAGAAAAAGACACTAAACGAAAACTGAAAATACAGCCCAACGCCTACACCTTTTGGATTCTACAGGATCAGGGACTTGATCAAAATATCATCGCTTACTTTCAGTTGCATACCGGCAACAAACTAACGCCTCACTTTAATCAGGAATATACCACGCAAGACCAACAAGGTAATCAGATTATGGTAAAAGCATTTTCCGAAGTTACCTTCTCCTACGAACGCGGAAATGAAGAGCCAAGAGAATACGTCAAAATATCAAAAGGGGAAGAGAGTGTTTTTATCTGGAGCATATTTTACAACCTCATTGAGCAAGTCATCGGCATTCTGAATATTCCCGAAGAGAGCGAACGGGACACTGACAGTTATAATGAATTACAATACGTATTCATCGATGATCCCGTGAGCTCCCTCGACGATAATCATTTGATCGAATTGACCGTTAACATCGCCGAGCTGATTAAATCCAGTGAGTCAGGCCTGAAGTTTATCATAACGACCCACAACCCTCTATTTTACAATGTTCTCTACAATGAGCTGGGACTAAAAAAAGGGACTAAAAAAGAAGGGTGCTACCTGTTAGAAAGCCTCGAAGACGGGACTTTTAACCTTGAGGTGAAATACGGGGATTCTAACAAGAGTTTTTCCTATCATCTCTATCTGAAAGAAACGATTAAAGCGGCGATAGAGGCAAACAAAGTGGAACGGTACCATTTTACATTGCTGCGTAATCTCTATGAAAAAACCGCTAGCTTTCTGGGTTACCCAAGATGGTCTGAGCTCCTGCCCGATGATAAGGAAACGTATTATAGGCGGGTGGTTCAATTCGCCAACCACAATACGTTATCCAACGAAGCCGTCGCACAGCCAAGCGATCCGGAAAAAAACACAGTCGGAGTTTTATTTAATCACTTAATCGAAAACTACAGCTACTGGCAGGAAGAAAGCGCTTCATGA
- a CDS encoding four helix bundle protein produces the protein MNGAKVTKAYNAADPHSPEELIPRKGNYKALITYQKAEAIYDMTYYFCSRFLQRGDRTVDQMIQAARSGKQNIVEGSAASATSSETEIKLVSVAKASLHELLVDYEDYLRTREHQQWAENSREWNAMRKLGRQHNDSAFFMKMVKTRPPETIANMVIILIKQTDYLLYRQLKALEKEFLENGGMREKMTRMRIERRNRR, from the coding sequence ATGAATGGCGCTAAAGTCACTAAAGCCTATAATGCCGCGGACCCGCATTCGCCTGAGGAGCTCATTCCCCGCAAAGGAAACTACAAAGCACTGATTACCTACCAAAAGGCCGAAGCCATTTATGACATGACCTATTATTTTTGCTCCCGCTTCCTGCAGCGAGGCGACCGTACCGTCGACCAGATGATTCAGGCCGCGCGCTCTGGAAAACAGAATATTGTAGAAGGTTCCGCAGCCTCCGCCACCTCCAGCGAAACAGAGATCAAACTCGTCAGCGTAGCCAAGGCCAGCCTGCATGAACTGCTGGTCGATTATGAAGATTATCTACGCACCCGCGAACATCAGCAGTGGGCAGAAAATTCCAGGGAATGGAATGCCATGCGCAAGCTGGGACGCCAACACAACGACTCCGCTTTTTTTATGAAAATGGTAAAAACGCGCCCGCCCGAAACCATCGCCAATATGGTCATCATCCTCATCAAACAAACAGACTATCTCCTCTACCGTCAGCTCAAAGCCCTCGAAAAAGAGTTTCTGGAAAACGGCGGCATGCGCGAAAAAATGACCCGTATGCGCATCGAACGCAGAAACCGAAGGTGA
- a CDS encoding restriction endonuclease subunit S — MDTNQHESAFLKKLLDGAKVEWVPLGEVAEIKRGKRLTKSQLEATGKYAVYQNCMTPLGYYHESNVDYDTAFIICAGAAGEIGYSDVNFWAADDVYYFKKNRRLSSKYLYHFLLTQQHILLSRVRRASIPRLSKTSFSKIPIPIPCPENPEKSLAIQGEIVRILDRFTELTTELTTELTTELNARKKQYNYYRDQLLSFKDGDVEWKTLGEIAENRDSKRKPITSGSREPGEIPYYGASGIVDYVKGFIFDGDYLLVSEDGANLIARNTPIAFSIHGKSWVNNHAHVLEFNTYAERKYVEYYLNSIDLTPYISGAAQPKLNKKNLNSIGIPSPPLEEKKRIVAILDKFDTLTHSISEGLPREIELRRKQYEYYRDLLLNFPKPEEKTEVMA; from the coding sequence ATGGACACGAATCAACACGAATCCGCTTTCCTGAAAAAACTGCTTGATGGTGCGAAGGTCGAGTGGGTGCCGCTGGGGGAGGTCGCAGAGATTAAACGAGGGAAAAGGCTAACAAAAAGCCAACTCGAAGCAACTGGGAAATATGCGGTTTATCAAAATTGTATGACCCCGTTAGGATATTACCACGAAAGTAATGTTGATTACGATACAGCATTTATTATCTGTGCAGGTGCTGCAGGAGAAATCGGCTATAGTGATGTCAATTTTTGGGCGGCTGATGATGTTTATTATTTCAAAAAGAACCGAAGGCTTAGTAGCAAATACCTCTATCACTTCCTTCTAACACAACAGCATATACTCCTTTCGAGAGTCCGCAGAGCAAGTATTCCAAGATTATCAAAGACTAGTTTTTCCAAAATCCCCATCCCCATTCCCTGTCCGGAGAATCCGGAGAAATCGCTGGCCATCCAGGGGGAAATCGTGCGCATCCTGGACCGCTTCACCGAGCTGACAACCGAGCTGACAACCGAGCTGACAACCGAGCTTAATGCCCGCAAAAAGCAATACAACTACTACCGCGACCAGCTCCTCTCCTTCAAAGACGGAGACGTGGAGTGGAAGACGCTGGGGGAGATCGCAGAAAACCGTGATTCAAAGAGGAAGCCAATCACTAGTGGATCTAGAGAGCCTGGCGAAATTCCGTATTACGGAGCCTCTGGAATTGTTGATTACGTTAAGGGCTTCATCTTTGATGGCGACTACCTACTCGTGTCGGAAGATGGGGCAAACTTAATTGCACGAAACACTCCGATTGCATTTAGCATTCATGGCAAATCTTGGGTTAATAATCACGCCCATGTGCTTGAGTTTAATACTTACGCTGAACGAAAATACGTAGAATATTATCTAAACAGTATTGATCTGACTCCATACATATCAGGCGCCGCGCAGCCCAAGCTTAATAAAAAGAATCTAAACAGCATCGGCATTCCCTCCCCTCCTTTGGAAGAGAAAAAACGCATCGTCGCCATCCTCGACAAATTCGACACCCTGACCCATTCCATCAGCGAAGGGCTCCCGCGGGAAATTGAACTGCGCCGAAAGCAATACGAGTATTACCGCGACCTGCTGCTGAACTTCCCCAAACCCGAAGAAAAAACGGAGGTGATGGCCTGA
- a CDS encoding HNH endonuclease yields the protein MLSVILFIVIAMKKTLRKFEHKLTHLRQGTTQYGPAPHKPVLLLAVMRGLEEGWISENRIALTPELAGAFKSIWQQVVSTAHSPLIAQPFFHLRNEKFWHHIPNPGFETWVKITRSCQTISVLHRAISHAQLDPELFALMASPVEREVLRQTILKHYFPGAELSDGMNYLTEVEGQILTGSSADYQAEIRTLQKTLDSDSYEEEVFVRSGIFKKQIPMIYDNTCCISGLKIETSISASLIDACHIVPFSQSHDDTVTNGLALCPTLHRAFDRGLIAIEPENYRVLVSTRMTEPVTSTYSIQQFNGQEIKLPRNRNHRPSPQNLAEHLERFADNF from the coding sequence ATGCTTTCGGTAATTTTATTTATTGTTATCGCAATGAAAAAGACACTCCGTAAATTTGAACATAAACTGACGCACTTGCGGCAGGGCACAACGCAATACGGCCCCGCACCGCACAAGCCGGTTCTGCTGCTGGCGGTCATGCGCGGTCTGGAGGAAGGCTGGATTTCTGAAAACCGCATTGCGCTCACACCGGAACTCGCCGGCGCTTTTAAATCGATCTGGCAGCAGGTGGTATCCACCGCGCATTCACCCCTGATTGCCCAGCCGTTTTTCCATCTGCGCAATGAGAAATTCTGGCACCACATTCCCAACCCCGGATTCGAAACATGGGTGAAAATCACGCGCAGCTGTCAAACGATCAGTGTGCTGCATCGTGCGATCAGCCATGCTCAACTCGATCCCGAGCTGTTTGCTTTAATGGCCTCCCCTGTGGAGCGGGAAGTTTTGCGGCAGACGATACTCAAACACTACTTTCCAGGTGCCGAACTGTCGGACGGAATGAACTATTTGACTGAAGTTGAAGGGCAGATCCTCACCGGATCATCTGCCGATTATCAGGCCGAAATAAGAACCCTTCAGAAAACACTCGATTCAGATTCCTACGAAGAAGAGGTCTTCGTTCGCAGCGGCATTTTCAAAAAACAGATACCGATGATCTATGATAATACCTGCTGCATCTCCGGGCTCAAAATCGAAACCAGCATCAGTGCCTCGCTCATCGACGCCTGCCATATCGTGCCGTTCAGCCAGTCGCACGACGACACCGTCACCAACGGCCTTGCCCTCTGCCCCACCCTGCACCGCGCCTTCGACCGCGGCCTTATCGCCATTGAACCCGAAAATTACCGAGTCCTCGTCTCCACCCGCATGACCGAACCCGTCACCAGCACCTACTCCATCCAACAATTCAACGGTCAGGAAATAAAGCTACCCCGGAATAGAAACCACCGTCCCAGCCCGCAAAACCTCGCTGAACATCTGGAGCGGTTTGCGGATAATTTTTGA
- a CDS encoding type I restriction-modification system subunit M has translation MTSIQQFDELKRRIWQIANDVRGTVDGWDFKQYVLGALFYRFISENFSRYIEGGDESIRYAALEDDVLTDDIIDDAVKTKGYFIYPSQLFENVVARAHENENLNTDLKAIFTAIEASASGYASEEDIKGLFDDFDTTSNRLGRTVKDKNSRLAAVLKGVNELDFGHFEDSQIDLFGDAYEYLIGNYAANAGKSGGEFFTPQHVSKLIARLAIHGQQSVNKIYDPACGSGSLLLQAKKITGNDYFIEEGFFGQEINHTTYNLARMNMFLHNVNYDKFNIQLGSTLTEPHFREDKPFDAIVSNPPYSVKWIGSDDPTLINDERFAPASVLAPKSKADFAFVLHSLNYLSARGRAAIVCFPGIFYRGGAEQKIRRYLVENNFVETVISLAPNLFYGTTIAVNILVLSKHKPDTRVQFIDASGEDFFKKGTNNNFLTDDHVAEIVKLFDRKEDVPHVAKCVPTEKIAENDYNLSVSSYVEARDTREVIDITELNQEIKTTVSKIDGLRADIDAIVAEIEGADA, from the coding sequence ATGACAAGCATCCAGCAATTTGACGAACTGAAACGGCGTATCTGGCAGATTGCCAATGATGTACGCGGCACCGTGGACGGATGGGACTTCAAGCAGTATGTGCTTGGCGCCCTGTTCTACCGCTTCATCAGCGAAAATTTTTCCCGCTACATTGAGGGCGGGGATGAGAGTATCCGCTACGCCGCGCTTGAAGACGATGTGCTCACCGATGACATCATCGACGATGCAGTGAAAACCAAGGGCTACTTCATCTACCCCAGTCAGCTCTTTGAAAACGTTGTGGCCCGGGCCCATGAAAATGAAAATCTCAACACCGACCTGAAAGCCATCTTCACTGCCATTGAAGCTTCGGCCTCCGGTTATGCCTCGGAGGAGGACATCAAAGGCCTCTTTGACGATTTCGACACCACCAGCAATCGTCTGGGTCGGACGGTGAAAGACAAGAACAGCCGCCTCGCCGCCGTGCTGAAGGGCGTGAACGAACTCGACTTCGGCCATTTTGAGGACAGCCAGATCGACCTCTTCGGCGATGCCTATGAATACCTGATCGGCAACTACGCGGCCAACGCCGGCAAGTCGGGCGGCGAATTCTTCACCCCCCAGCATGTTTCCAAGCTCATTGCCCGGCTGGCCATTCACGGGCAGCAGAGCGTGAACAAAATTTACGACCCCGCCTGCGGTTCCGGTTCCCTGCTGCTCCAGGCAAAAAAGATCACGGGAAATGACTACTTCATCGAAGAGGGTTTCTTCGGTCAGGAAATCAACCACACCACGTACAACCTGGCACGGATGAACATGTTCCTGCACAATGTGAACTACGACAAATTCAACATCCAGCTGGGCAGCACCCTCACCGAACCCCATTTCCGCGAGGACAAGCCCTTTGACGCCATCGTCTCCAATCCCCCCTATTCGGTAAAATGGATCGGCAGTGATGATCCCACTCTCATCAATGACGAGCGCTTTGCTCCGGCCAGCGTGCTGGCTCCCAAGTCCAAGGCCGACTTCGCCTTCGTGCTCCACAGCCTCAATTATCTCTCCGCCAGGGGACGGGCGGCCATCGTCTGCTTTCCGGGGATTTTCTACCGGGGCGGCGCAGAGCAGAAAATCCGCCGCTACCTGGTGGAAAATAATTTCGTGGAAACCGTCATTTCGTTGGCGCCCAACCTCTTCTACGGCACCACCATTGCCGTGAACATCCTCGTCCTCTCCAAACATAAGCCCGACACTCGGGTTCAGTTCATCGATGCCTCCGGCGAGGATTTCTTCAAAAAAGGCACCAACAACAACTTCTTAACCGATGACCACGTGGCCGAAATCGTAAAGCTTTTCGATCGCAAGGAGGACGTGCCCCATGTCGCGAAGTGCGTGCCCACGGAAAAGATCGCCGAAAACGACTACAACCTTTCGGTCAGTTCCTACGTGGAGGCCAGGGACACCCGCGAGGTGATCGACATCACTGAACTGAATCAGGAAATTAAAACGACCGTAAGCAAAATCGACGGGCTGCGTGCAGACATTGACGCCATCGTGGCGGAAATCGAAGGGGCTGACGCGTGA